The following proteins come from a genomic window of Aggregicoccus sp. 17bor-14:
- a CDS encoding tetratricopeptide repeat protein has product MRSRTHTLSAPTSLPTMRIARTLTTAALAFTSACASAPKTRPEPLAAAPRTAAPAPVAAQPQTPAAPAKAASTEDAAHARFAEALAAFDKGEWDAAKKGFQQVLEKVPGSVNAQYNLGVVAERQGNLAEAEKAYLAARKLNPGHTPTLLNLGKVYRQQEKFDEAIALYEEVLKAPGREHDVALLNNLTVAYRLARKFDRAEATARLVLARSKDNAEAYKNLSLIYYDQGQYRLAEFISANARKLDEKDPGVYNNLGMIYLKMNERPRALAQFQKAVSLDENFAPGYLNIGAMALAYRDYEGAEKAFARAVALDGTSYESYLYYGYALDGQRTRDPKKGLAAGEAFEKVLAMRENQPDAVCGAGWAYSVDRAGWDKALRYLEQCRQLPGTRPEDQQSIESKIKGIQTMQKAPPPKAPEAAKAPKADDAKKDGAQAPTEGSSGSSVVDKVTDQAAQQEGVDPNAPRPEAAPAASPESAAPEGAPADGSAPPSEAGGAPAQQAPATAPQAAAAGAQQAPQAAATQASPAAAQPAAPAPAPAQ; this is encoded by the coding sequence ATGCGCTCCCGCACTCACACCCTCTCTGCTCCGACGTCCCTGCCGACCATGCGAATCGCCCGCACGCTGACCACCGCCGCGCTCGCCTTCACCTCTGCCTGCGCGAGCGCGCCGAAGACCCGTCCCGAGCCGCTCGCGGCTGCGCCCAGGACCGCCGCGCCCGCGCCGGTCGCCGCGCAGCCCCAGACGCCCGCGGCGCCCGCCAAGGCGGCCTCCACCGAGGACGCCGCGCACGCGCGCTTCGCCGAGGCGCTCGCCGCCTTCGACAAGGGCGAGTGGGACGCGGCGAAGAAGGGCTTCCAGCAGGTGCTGGAGAAGGTGCCCGGCAGCGTGAACGCCCAGTACAACCTGGGCGTCGTCGCCGAGCGCCAGGGCAACCTCGCGGAGGCCGAGAAGGCCTACCTCGCCGCGCGCAAGCTCAACCCCGGCCATACGCCCACGCTGCTCAACCTGGGCAAGGTGTACCGGCAGCAGGAGAAGTTCGACGAGGCCATCGCGCTCTACGAGGAGGTGCTCAAGGCGCCCGGCCGCGAGCACGACGTGGCCCTGCTCAACAACCTCACCGTGGCGTACCGGCTCGCGCGCAAGTTCGACCGCGCCGAGGCCACCGCGCGCCTGGTGCTCGCGCGCTCCAAGGACAACGCCGAGGCGTACAAGAACCTCTCGCTCATCTACTACGACCAGGGGCAGTACCGTCTCGCCGAGTTCATCAGCGCGAACGCGCGCAAGCTCGATGAGAAGGACCCGGGCGTCTACAACAACCTGGGGATGATCTACCTGAAGATGAACGAGCGCCCGCGCGCGCTCGCTCAGTTCCAGAAGGCCGTCTCGCTCGACGAGAACTTCGCCCCGGGCTACCTGAACATCGGCGCGATGGCGCTCGCGTACCGCGACTACGAGGGTGCCGAGAAGGCCTTCGCCCGCGCGGTGGCGCTCGATGGCACCAGCTACGAGAGCTACCTGTACTACGGCTACGCGCTGGACGGGCAGCGCACGCGCGACCCCAAGAAGGGGCTCGCCGCGGGCGAGGCCTTCGAGAAGGTGCTCGCGATGCGCGAGAACCAGCCGGACGCCGTCTGCGGCGCGGGCTGGGCCTACTCCGTGGACCGCGCCGGCTGGGACAAGGCGCTGCGCTACCTCGAGCAGTGCCGCCAGCTGCCCGGCACGCGGCCCGAGGATCAGCAGTCCATCGAGTCCAAGATCAAGGGCATCCAGACGATGCAGAAGGCGCCGCCGCCCAAGGCTCCCGAGGCCGCCAAGGCCCCGAAGGCCGACGACGCCAAGAAGGACGGCGCCCAGGCGCCCACGGAGGGCAGCTCCGGCAGCTCCGTCGTGGACAAGGTGACCGACCAGGCGGCGCAGCAGGAGGGCGTGGACCCGAATGCGCCGCGCCCCGAGGCGGCCCCTGCGGCGTCTCCCGAGAGCGCCGCTCCCGAGGGCGCGCCTGCGGACGGCAGCGCGCCGCCGAGCGAGGCCGGGGGCGCCCCCGCGCAGCAGGCGCCGGCCACTGCTCCTCAGGCTGCAGCGGCCGGAGCGCAGCAGGCGCCGCAGGCTGCCGCGACGCAGGCCTCGCCGGCCGCTGCTCAGCCGGCCGCACCGGCTCCTGCGCCTGCGCAGTAG